GCCCACGCCCAGAACCTGCGTGACAGCGGCTTTAAGGTCATTATCGGCGGCGTACCGGGCTCGCCATCGGGCTTACGTGCCGCCGAAGACAAGTTCGAGGTATTTTCCACCGCGGAAATGGCCAGGAAAGCCGATATCATCATGATCCTCGCGCCGGACCAGGTGCAGGCGAAGATATACCGTGAAGACATCGCTCCCAACCTCCGTGCCGGGATGATGCTGATGTTCGCCCACGGCTTCAATATTCATTTCGGCCAGATTCTCCCGCCCGGTGACATAGATGTGAGCATGATTGCCCCCAAGGGACCCGGCCACATGGTGCGGCAGGTTTACACCGAAGGCGGTGGGGTTCCGGCTCTTATCGCTGTATACCAGGACGCCACCGGTAAAGCCAAGGATTTAGCGTTGGCTTATGCCTCGGGCATCGGTGCCGCTCGTGCAGCCGTTTTAGAAACAACTTTTGCTGAAGAGACTGAGACCGACCTTTTCGGCGAACAGGCCGTCCTGTGCGGCGGTGCATCAGCGTTGATTAAAGCCGGCTTCGAGACGCTCATCGAGGCGGGTTATCAACCCGAGGTGGCTTATTTCGAGTGCTGCCATGAGTTAAAACTCATCGTCGATCTCATCTACCAGGGCGGCCTCAAATACATGCGGTATTCGATAAGCGACACCGCTGAGTATGGCGATTACAGCCGCGGTCCTCGAATTGTTACCGAGGATACCAAAGAGGAAATGCGGACCATCCTCTCTGAAATTCAGGACGGCAGCTTTGCCCGGGAATGGATATTGGAGAACCAGGCCGGCAAGCCGCACTTCAACGCCATACGCCGCATTGAGGCCGGACACCCCATAGAAGAAGTGGGTGAAAGCCTCCGCGGCATGATGAGCTGGCTTAAAAAACCCAAGAAATAAGGTGCTCTCTTTCCTCTTCCCTTGATCGGAGAATAAATCAAGGGAAGGGTGAAAAGTCTATTTGCCGCCGATGCTTTCTTCAAGTTTGAAATCAGATAAAGGTTTCAGGTAACATTAACGCATTATGATTCATTTGTCCCGGAGGATTCTCATCCTTATTAGCCCCTCTTCCTGGTAGGAGGAGGGGTAGTCGTTATTTTGAAAATAACGTTAAGGAGAGTTTCCCGGACAAATGAATAAGCTGATAATCTTCGACACCACTCTGCGCGATGGCGAACAAGCCGCCGGCGC
This is a stretch of genomic DNA from Dehalogenimonas etheniformans. It encodes these proteins:
- the ilvC gene encoding ketol-acid reductoisomerase codes for the protein MAVIYYEKDCNSKLLAGKTIGIVGYGSQGHAHAQNLRDSGFKVIIGGVPGSPSGLRAAEDKFEVFSTAEMARKADIIMILAPDQVQAKIYREDIAPNLRAGMMLMFAHGFNIHFGQILPPGDIDVSMIAPKGPGHMVRQVYTEGGGVPALIAVYQDATGKAKDLALAYASGIGAARAAVLETTFAEETETDLFGEQAVLCGGASALIKAGFETLIEAGYQPEVAYFECCHELKLIVDLIYQGGLKYMRYSISDTAEYGDYSRGPRIVTEDTKEEMRTILSEIQDGSFAREWILENQAGKPHFNAIRRIEAGHPIEEVGESLRGMMSWLKKPKK